The DNA window TCAGCTACACAAAGAGCAGAACCTCCGAGTTAGGTCGGGACCTCCGGCCGATCAACAACACTTCGTAATGTGGTCGTCCTCCCAAGCTCTCAGACACAGACATGACGGTGTGTGTATACCTCGATGTTCTCTACAATCCTGGTAACCAGTGACGCAGTGACAGAATACCAGTAAgactctcctctctgtccacctTCACTCTGCAAACACAAGGTGCGCCATTATATCCAGTGTATCCTAATGGTGCACGGTCGCTGCGtgaacagcaggaaaacagatgCCTGAAGATAAAAGCAAGTTATTAAAGAACCGTTTTTCTTGTTGCGTTCCACTTGCCTTGAATTTGTCTTCATAAGCTTTGAGGAGGCGTTGTTTGCGCtgcctttcctcctctttctccttctcgtCATCGTACTCCTGCAGCTGGGCTGGGCCAATGATCAGGTTGAGCTGGGACATGGAGATCACCCACGGGTCACTGTGAGGCCTGTAGAAAGGGATCTGCAGGGTGATCTTTCCAATGAAGCCTGGAATAAAACAGAAAGATCAGGGAAGGAACTTAAGGATAAACTCCAAAACAATTCTgcttttgtatgttttaatcatttatttttattcacactTTATATGCGGTAAattgatcatttcatttaattcatcTATTTTGAAATTTTGAAGCAAGTAGGGGGACTTTGAATGGTGCTGTTGGGGGTGTCTCACCTGCTTTGACCTCAAATGGAAGATCAAACTCTCTAAGAGCATCTTTCCTCAGCGGAAGGTTCTCCAGTTCCACCGCACCTGGAGAGCAACAGCCAGACACATTACTCAACTCAGCCTAGACTGGGTCCCACTCGGTTCTACTCAGGTCTGTCTGAAGGGTTTTCTATTAGGGGATGGGACCTGTTACAAGGTCCGTTTTTCAAGGTTCCAACAGATGTGAGCAGCAACAGTTTGAGAACTCATTCATGATACTCAAAACACCCATTTTTATAACAGTgactgtgtgtttttattacttCTGTGCATGAATAATAATGgctaataaaaacaacaaggtGCAGACGTTCTGTTCTAGGTGACTGTGAAGAGAATCCAGAGGTTCACCAGGAGTTCACCGCTGGTCACTTACAGAACAGAAAAGCTTAAAACATTAAGAACTGATTACTACACGTCACTAGTTTAGGCCGCCTTGCAATGACAACCCTTCCAGTGTTGAGCTGCTACTCAATTCTAATGGAAAAGACAGAAACCGAGTCGAGTCGAGttgacaaaaaagacaaaatcacCTTTGAGAAGGGCGATGGAGAGCTGATCCGTGTTCAGATTGCTGACATATTTTCCCAGGTATGTGTTTAACACCCAGGCAACAAGACCTTCCAACATCCTGGATtagggatgatgatgaagaagttGGTGATGAAGCCTCCTGAAATCACAACCCTCCCTCGGGAGGTTTTCAGAGTCTACAAACATAAAAGATACTTTGTCAGTTTGATAAAGCTTTTAGGTTTCTGAGCATATCTGCCGTCATTAAACATATACTGGAATCCTGTGATATAATAACGATCAAATCATGTAGAAATAACACAGCAAGGTTTACATATGTTAACATGCCTAACACTATATCATTACTAAACTCAATGATTTGCTTCTATGTTGTACTTTATTGCACTAAAAGTTGTGTAAAGTACCAACATTGTTATTAGGGCCCAACACCGTCCAACATCCTGACGTCGGTGACCAAAACATTAGTTCAAACCATAAATTagacacatttaaaatcaatctCCAGCAGGACTTGTCTCATCGAAACAATGACAAAGAGATTAACTTTGACACTGTGCTGCTGTCTGGAAGTCAAACACAAGTTAAGACTCTTATCAACTTATCGATCCGCGTTCATGTCCAGACAGCATGAGGTCATCGAGAATTGTTAAAATGATTACTACAGGGGTAGGTAATCTTAGCTTAAACTGCGACGACACACCTCCAGTCACCACGCAGAAGACATCAACTTAACTATGGCAAATGTAAAGCCGACAACTGACTTACTAAGAGGCGCAACACCGACCGGACAGCATGGTGCTGACGAGCGAAGCCAAGATGGTAATCCGACTTCGCTAGCCACTTAGCTAGCACTGACTGCCAAAGGTTGAGACCTCACAACCAAAAGTAAACAGCTGGTATGACATTGGACTCGGACGTaacattaaatgttttttattaaagATACACTATTCCCTCCCACAGTAAAAAGCTGCTGTATTGAATAATGCATTGCAAGGGTTCATAGTTATGCGTCGTTGtgtcaaaaataaacacacttcCGAGGAGTACTGAAGTTTCAGCGCACACTTCCGGTCATGTGACGAAAACAAACCCTCTTCGCGTTTCCTGTTTACGGACAGTGTGGTCGTTACTGCCCTCCTTAGGTTGTAGCTGTGTACTGCAGTCTTGGTGTCATAAAACAGCTGAGAATCCCAGCAGAAGGGTCCTCTTCTTAGCTAAGAAAAACACTACCCTTGacatttttattgatattttaaTCCAAAATagagaacaacagaaaaaaCGACTTTTGCCAAAAGGGCATTTCCAACACTTGACTGCAACAATAAGATCACAACAAATCCGGGTGGTAGGAGGTCCATTTTGATTGAAAAACAATTTAAGGGAATTAAGTGTTTCTTTATTTGTATATTAATACCTTGGTCAAAATTTGCTCTATATAATTCAGAGAACCTGACATAGGACAGCATCAGTGTGTGTAAATTAACCCAAAAATAGTAGCAACAAGTCGTGTGTCAcatgaaatgaggaaaagtttctttttaaaataaagactatTACAAGCCCAGCAAGAGTGCTGACAGATGGAATCCTTCAGTGATCTGCTGTTTCCATAAACTGCTGGATGCTCCCTCCCCTCACATAATCCAGGACAGTGTAACGGGGGAGCAGGGGGCCATCTGTCCTGCTGCAGAGTCTCACCAGACCCATCTCCAGCTCAGCCCTCAGCACGCTAACAGGACGGATCCTCTCCGTCCAGCCACTGACCGTCAGGGCAGGCAGCCCTGTTGGGGATATTATCAGTTCTGGAAACAACAGACTGTGCAGTCACACATTCACATCCTCCAAAAATCAGGACAACAAATTCATATTTTCAAGCATGTTTATTAAAATGTTCCTCTGTCCCAGAATTTATCACACGCACAGTTATTCTAATCCTTGTTCATCCTTAGCAACAAACACACGAAGCCCTTTCAAACTGGGGATTACAAATCTCGTTGGCACCTATTCTGTAAGTATGGACTGCATCCTGCGCACATCTGCGCACATCTGTGCACATCTGTGCACATCTGTAATCTCCGgttcacagcagcacttttcGTCAGCATTGCTCTTCCGGTCAGATCACATCAAAACATCAGGACTATTATATACTGGACAGAACATTTGACCCCAATGAAGATGTTTGGAAGCACCAAACTGGGctttcaaaagtgtgtgtgtgtgtgtgtggtgtgtgtgtgtgtgtgtgtgtgtgtgtgtgtgtgtgtgtgtgtgtgtgtgtgtgtcatcgttCTTCGTTCCTCACTTCTTGACTTTTTTCTTGGCTGTTTATTGCTTGTTTCATTTGGAGATCATTAAGATAATGGAGAGTTTAGGTACGTCACTGTGATAAACCAGCTCTGAGACCCTGGAGCAGCTCAGATGTGGACGTGGACGCGTCCCCCCGACCAGTGTGACCCCACACGTCACCACAACACTGGGGTCATTAACGTTGTCACTTCAACATAACAACAGGCTTCATGTCAGCCTGGAAACCAGAATCTTCCTTCATTTAAGCTCCTCAACTGTTCCTTCAACTGTAAATGTTGGTTTTTGCTGCCGAAATTTACCATCATAACTTACCATCTCTACCCAGAAatgcaaaatgaaacatttatttattgtaagAAGAAGAAATGTATCTTAAAAGGGAAATATTTTGTCCACTACTATGCAAGGCACTTCACCTGTTCATATGTCAAGCATGAAACCACTTAATATTGTTTAAAAGTCACATTATTTCCTCCAATTTGGAGAAATAACACAGCATATTTGATGATCATTGCTTTTATTAGATGCTGCTATTGAAATACGCCAAAACATGGTTTTAGATGAAATCGTGACATCATTTAGTTTGTATGTTTAAGTTTGATTCATCAAATAATGATTGGAAGACATTTCCACCCTGACtgaggacagatgaggtgaACAGTCAGGGGAGAACGTCCATCCAGATGAGAACGTCCATCCAGGTGAGAACGTCCAGTCAGGGTAGAACGTTAAGCCAGGGGAGAACGTCCATCCAGGGAAGAACGTCCATCCAGGGAAGAACGTCCATCCAGGTGAGAACGTCCAGCCAGGTGAGAACGTCCAGTCAGAGGAGAACGTCCAGCCAGATGAGAACGGCCAGCCAGGGAAGAACGTCCAGCCAGGGGAGAACGTCCATCCAGGGGAGAACGTCCAGCCAGGGGAGAACGTCCAGCCAGGGGAGAACGTCCAGCCAGGGGAGAACGTCCATCCAGGGGAGAACGTCCATCCAGGGGAGAACGTCCAGCCAGGGGAGAACGTCCAGCCAGATGAGAACGGCCAGCCAGGGAAGAACGTCCAGCCAGGAAGAACGTCCAGCCAGGTGAGAACGTCCAGCCAGGGAAGAACGTCCAGCCAGGGAAGAACGTCAAGCCAGATGAGAACGTCCAGCCAGGGGAGAAACTCCAGCCAGGGGAGAACGTCCAGCCAGGGAAGAACGTCCATCCAGGGGAGAACGTCCAGCCAGGGGAGAACGTCCAGCCAGGGGAGAACGTCCAGCCAGGGGAGAACGTCCATCCAGGGGAGAACGTCCAGCCAGGGGAGAACGTCCATCCAGGGGAGAAACTCCAGCCAGGGAAGAACGTCCATCCAGGGGAGAACATCCATCCAGGGGAGAACGTCCATCCAGATGAGAACGTCCATCCAGGTGAGAACGTCCAGTCAGAGGAGAACGTCCAGCCAGGGGAGAACGTCGAGCCAGGGAAGAACGTCCAGCCAGGGTAGAACGTCCAGCCAGGTGAGAACGTCCAGCCAGGGTAGAACGTCCAGCCAGATGACAACGTCCAGCCAGGGGAGAACGTCCATCCAGGGGAGAACGTCCATCCAGATGAGAACGTCCATCCAGGTGAGAACGTCCAGTCAGAGGAGAACGTCCAGCCAGGGGAGAACGTCGAGCCAGGGAAGAACGTCCAGCCAGGGTAGAACGTCCAGCCAGATGACAACGTCCAGCCAGGGTAGAACGTCCAGCCAGGTGAGAACGTCCATCCAGGGTAGAACGTCCATCCAGGTGAGAACGTCCATCCAGGTGAGAACGTCCATCCAGGTGAAGACCTTTAGGAGACCAGGTGGGAGCAGCTCCCATTGTGACCTCCTAAACCAAAGCCGGGGCCTTTTTCTTTGCTAATCTCTGACTTTAGTCTCATCCACAAATGTCTGATTTCCCATAAACGCtgatgtgtgtttctgctccttcaggcACACAGAGGGAGAATTTCCTACATTCAGTGAACACAACACCCCTCATGCTGATTCCTCCTGATCGTTCCTGAACCCGTCTTCTCCTCACAGGAGTGCTGAGTTTAGATGCTTCTCAGGAAGGTGAGCAGAGCTGTTTCCCATATTCCCTGGACCTCCAGAGGAACCGTACCTGAACCATTTGCCGTGCAAcaggtttctctcctcctcagtcatTCCCTTCCTCTTCGTCATCCTTGCTGCCTTTGCTGAGACGTTGGAAGCAGTGGACCGTGGAGGCCAGGAAGAAGCTCGCCATGATGGCCGCCACCGACACAGAGATGCCAGAGAAGATGACGATGAGGTAATCGGTGAGGGTGAGGTTGCTGCGGCACTCTCGAAAACTTTCCTCAGAGAGTAAAGTGAGAGGAACCCGGCGGCCGTCCAGGGGGAGAGAgcactcctgctcctccaggcctgGAACACAGAACAAGAAGAGACTTTAGGAGGTGGAAGAGTGGTGCGTTACCCCGGTAACCTGTCAGCAGAACTATTCTATAACCTCACGGGGAAATGACTGTAGCAAGGACGATGTTGCTACTGGTTCAGATCAACAATGTGGCTGATGTTAGTGGCCATCAtcaaagaggggaaagagaggaTAAAAAGGACCGGCGACCTTTGAGCATCTGGGAGGAGTCGGAGCAAAACCAGTAGAAAGGCTGAAGAATCATAAAGTATCACCATCAGCATggaacaacaaagcagcataAAATCCTTTTTATTCTTCAGTTCATCTTTGATGCAAATTATTTCACAGAGAAGCAATAAGCAAAAAACGCTGTTTGAAGTAAAATGATGTAAATCCTCATGCATCACTagtcatcgtgtgtgtgtgtgtgtgtgtgtgtgtgtgtgtgtgtgtgtgtgtgtaacatcaGGAGGGGGTTTCCGTAGAAAGGACTCAGTGACCTCATTGCTCAGTAATATTTTAGTCACGTGTGGCTACAAAGAGCAGCCAGACACGGTTTGTttctctgcatgtttgtgtgtaaaatgtgtgtgtgtgtgtgtgtgtgtgtgtgtgtgtgtgtgttaagagGGTTTCTGCATTCTAACAGGAAATAGCGACGCTGGATGGTGGATTAACTAGGAGGATTTGTAATTGTGTCACATTCACTTCAGAGCACGTGATGCCAGGTGATgtgagcagagagcaggtgagGTCATGGGGTCAAGGGTCAATGTTAGGGGTGTAGCTAATCTGTCCCAATCTGACAAACCCCTCTGTGTTCGTCTGCTTTGGTCGGTCCCTTCACCGACGTCACAGAGGCACAAACGTGTGGTCCAAAACTCCCTCGACTGAGTCCGGTTCTGTcttggtggtggggtggggggggtgggggggtcttaCCCTTTGGGAGTTTGTGGCGATTCTCCAGCATCCATAAAAACAGGTTGGCGAAGCGGCAGCTGCAGAGCCAGGGGTTCCCCTCCAGACGCAGGACTCTGAGGGACGGCAGCGACTCCAGGATGCCCACATCCAGCTGCGTCAGGCcattctgctccagctccagctccctcagAGAGGTCAGCCCTGTGAAGGCGTCGCTCCCCACCATGCTCAGGCGGGGGTTGTTCCCCAGTCGCAGTTTGATCAAACTCCTGGACTCCCCAAATGTCCCAGAGGGAATTTCTGTCAAGTTGTTGCTCCCAAGATCCAAGAAGACCAATCGAGAGGAGGTGGTGAGGGTCCCAGGCTCCAGCCCAGAGAGGGAGTTGTTCCTCAGGTCCAGATAAACCAGGTCACTGTACAGCACCAGGAAGTCAGAGGGGATCCAAGGAATCCAGTTGTTGGAGAGCAGCAGGCGGCGGACGTCCAGAGGGATGGAGGTGGGGACACCGGTTAGACCTCGGCCAGTGCAGTCCACAGTGTGGTGgtctggacacacacagctggacggACAACTATGAACACGCGTGATCAAGGTGGAGGAGATTAACGCCAGGAAAGGTTGCAGCCAGTTAATGCATGGGAACATTGTCGGGGGGGCGGTGGCATTAATCAGGAGATGGGGGGTGAGGggagacggatggatggatggacagcaTGTAAACAAAGGAACGGGAAGGGGACGGAGAGGTCAGACAACAACATTTCAGATAGCCATTAGCGTCCCTCTGCGCTGCTGCACCTCAAAGCACAAAGAACTCCAAAAGCCATCGAAATATATTCCAGGAGATTGTGTAACAGCAGCCGGATCAAAGAGGTGCCTGCTGGCtttaagaggaggagggaggagccaaaGGGGGGCGCACGCAAGAGAGCAGCAAGGGCGGGAGGGGGGATGTGTGAGAGGACAGGATTAGCACAGAGGTAAACAgagcagaggggcggggcttgttgAGGAAGCTAGCAAACGTGTTCGGATTAGCAAGACCGACCacccaacacacatgcacgcacagaggacagaggggttcaatggactggttaaactgggacagagagggtcaaagactggttatactgggacagagggggtcaaagactg is part of the Takifugu flavidus isolate HTHZ2018 chromosome 8, ASM371156v2, whole genome shotgun sequence genome and encodes:
- the lrrc38a gene encoding leucine-rich repeat-containing protein 38, with product MFPCINWLQPFLALISSTLITRVHSCPSSCVCPDHHTVDCTGRGLTGVPTSIPLDVRRLLLSNNWIPWIPSDFLVLYSDLVYLDLRNNSLSGLEPGTLTTSSRLVFLDLGSNNLTEIPSGTFGESRSLIKLRLGNNPRLSMVGSDAFTGLTSLRELELEQNGLTQLDVGILESLPSLRVLRLEGNPWLCSCRFANLFLWMLENRHKLPKGLEEQECSLPLDGRRVPLTLLSEESFRECRSNLTLTDYLIVIFSGISVSVAAIMASFFLASTVHCFQRLSKGSKDDEEEGND